The following are encoded together in the Adhaeribacter arboris genome:
- a CDS encoding response regulator transcription factor produces the protein MKILIIEDEEELAQNIADYLTTENYLCEYAATFSQALDKITSYTYDCILLDLMLPGGDGIKLLEELKRQHKQDGVIITSAKNSISDKITGLQLGADDYLAKPFHLSELAARIYSIIRRRQFGNANVIQLKELEINLLAKTVSVNHEPLNLTKKEFDLLLFFIGNKNRVISRSALAEHLSGDLADMLDNHDFVYAHIKNLKRKLTEAGCDQYLKTVYGMGYKWEI, from the coding sequence ATGAAGATTTTGATTATTGAGGACGAAGAAGAGTTGGCCCAAAATATTGCGGATTATTTAACTACTGAAAATTACCTCTGTGAGTACGCGGCGACTTTTTCGCAAGCCTTGGATAAAATTACCAGTTACACTTACGATTGTATCTTGCTGGATTTAATGCTGCCGGGTGGGGATGGAATAAAATTGTTAGAAGAACTAAAACGGCAGCATAAGCAAGACGGCGTTATTATTACTTCCGCTAAAAATTCTATTTCGGATAAAATAACCGGTTTACAATTAGGGGCCGATGATTATTTAGCCAAACCTTTTCATCTATCAGAACTAGCCGCCCGAATTTATTCTATCATTCGTCGCCGGCAGTTTGGGAATGCTAATGTTATTCAGTTGAAGGAACTGGAAATTAATTTATTGGCCAAAACCGTTAGCGTAAACCACGAGCCGTTAAACCTAACGAAAAAGGAGTTTGACTTACTTTTATTTTTCATTGGCAATAAAAACCGGGTAATCTCCCGAAGCGCTTTGGCCGAGCATTTATCGGGCGACCTAGCCGACATGTTAGACAACCATGATTTTGTGTATGCCCACATTAAAAATTTAAAAAGGAAACTTACCGAAGCGGGTTGTGACCAATACCTGAAAACAGTTTATGGAATGGGGTATAAATGGGAAATATGA
- a CDS encoding HD domain-containing protein: MHYPSSENYTFSAIIEEAASFVTKLFASPLFANLFFHNYEHTQTVVLAARELIREMSLSDSETEIVLLACWFHDTGYCTQYTGHEEVSKGIAQAFLLNQGWGEEKAKRVLACIAATRYPQTPKNLLEEIICDSDLYHLSSTDYETAQSELRQESLIYLLKSYSDQDWNQQNLDFLIKHRYFTDYARKYWEPGKVKNIQAQLSKLDH; the protein is encoded by the coding sequence ATGCACTATCCAAGTTCAGAAAATTATACGTTTTCCGCAATAATAGAGGAGGCCGCTTCATTTGTTACTAAACTTTTTGCCAGCCCATTGTTCGCTAATCTGTTTTTTCACAACTATGAACATACACAAACAGTCGTGCTGGCAGCCCGAGAATTAATCCGAGAGATGTCGCTCTCGGATTCGGAAACCGAAATAGTACTGTTAGCTTGTTGGTTTCATGATACTGGTTATTGCACCCAATATACGGGACATGAAGAGGTGAGTAAAGGAATAGCCCAGGCTTTTCTGTTAAATCAAGGATGGGGAGAGGAAAAAGCTAAAAGGGTTTTAGCGTGCATAGCAGCAACCCGGTACCCACAAACTCCCAAGAATCTTTTAGAAGAAATTATTTGTGATTCGGACTTATATCATTTATCCTCGACCGATTATGAAACAGCCCAGTCAGAATTACGCCAGGAGAGCCTAATTTACCTGCTAAAAAGTTATTCGGATCAGGATTGGAATCAGCAAAACTTAGATTTCCTGATCAAACACCGCTATTTCACCGACTATGCCCGGAAATATTGGGAACCCGGAAAAGTCAAGAATATCCAAGCGCAACTATCCAAATTAGATCATTAA
- a CDS encoding IS1182 family transposase produces the protein MQGRKVLEDEKALLFSLSAHVPEHNFYRRLKQQLNLDFLYELTQPYYGRCGQQSIDPVVFFKLCLVGYLENIVSDRQLIEHCSLRLDLLYFLDYQIDEPLPWHSTVSRTRQLYPEKLFELLFDRVFRLCVEKGMVAGHRQAIDSAPIKANASMDSLLLKQSPESVKKHLTKVILENEAVVKKSNQNKEGKPEQFLSAPEYQLRKLEKHQDQLKASPKGLGGKHEKARLVSNKTHYSSTDPDARISVKPGKARQLNYYCSLAVDTAKGVISHVQADLADGRDSQYLPAITLRLQRRLLDNELRLKELLADGGYSNGSNYAFLEQRKITGWIPVFGQYKSEIEGFPYDQQADYFTCPTGKILAFKTYDTNAEGGLLKIYRATYQDCKHCPLKSSCVPKSQCRQITRTAYDSEYRRALERQQSRKGKRMKRVRQSTVEPVFGSLIHYYGLRKIGVRGKAGAHKVMLLATTAFNLKKYLKFKPVKAVSQALALQKNQESAFSSYSFAFTKLFFH, from the coding sequence ATGCAAGGCAGAAAGGTTTTGGAAGATGAAAAGGCGTTGCTTTTTTCGCTCTCGGCACATGTACCAGAACACAACTTCTATCGCCGCTTGAAACAGCAGTTGAATTTGGATTTTCTCTACGAGCTTACCCAACCTTACTACGGACGATGTGGTCAGCAGTCGATCGATCCGGTAGTCTTCTTTAAGCTCTGCTTGGTGGGTTACCTGGAGAATATTGTTTCCGACCGCCAACTGATCGAGCACTGTAGCCTCCGACTAGATCTGCTTTACTTTTTAGACTACCAAATAGATGAGCCCTTGCCCTGGCACTCCACGGTTTCTCGTACTCGGCAGCTTTACCCGGAGAAGTTGTTTGAGCTACTGTTTGATAGAGTCTTTCGCTTATGTGTCGAGAAAGGCATGGTAGCCGGTCATCGGCAGGCGATTGACTCCGCCCCCATTAAGGCCAATGCTTCGATGGATAGCCTGCTTTTAAAACAATCACCCGAGTCGGTGAAAAAGCACTTAACGAAGGTTATCCTCGAGAATGAAGCGGTAGTAAAGAAGTCCAACCAGAATAAAGAGGGAAAGCCAGAACAGTTCCTCTCGGCTCCGGAGTACCAGTTAAGAAAACTGGAAAAGCACCAAGATCAGCTGAAAGCATCTCCCAAAGGCTTAGGCGGTAAGCACGAGAAGGCCCGCCTGGTCAGCAATAAAACGCACTACAGTTCCACCGATCCGGATGCCCGCATATCGGTCAAACCGGGCAAAGCCAGACAACTTAACTATTATTGCAGCCTGGCGGTGGATACAGCCAAAGGCGTTATCAGCCATGTTCAAGCGGATTTGGCTGATGGGCGGGACAGCCAATATTTGCCGGCTATCACGCTGAGATTGCAGCGACGGCTACTAGATAATGAACTACGTCTAAAGGAACTGCTAGCGGATGGTGGCTATTCTAACGGTAGCAACTACGCCTTTTTAGAGCAAAGAAAGATAACGGGCTGGATACCCGTATTTGGCCAGTACAAGTCCGAGATAGAAGGTTTTCCTTATGACCAACAAGCTGACTATTTCACCTGTCCGACCGGGAAGATACTCGCCTTTAAGACCTATGACACCAATGCGGAGGGAGGTTTGCTAAAAATCTACCGGGCTACCTACCAGGACTGTAAACATTGCCCGCTCAAATCTTCTTGCGTTCCCAAAAGCCAATGCCGCCAAATCACCCGTACTGCATACGATTCGGAATATCGACGAGCATTAGAAAGACAGCAAAGTAGAAAAGGTAAACGGATGAAGCGAGTTCGACAAAGCACGGTAGAGCCGGTCTTCGGCAGCTTAATTCATTACTATGGTCTCCGGAAAATAGGAGTGCGGGGTAAAGCCGGGGCTCACAAGGTGATGCTGCTGGCCACCACTGCTTTTAACTTGAAGAAATATCTGAAGTTTAAACCGGTGAAAGCGGTCAGCCAAGCTTTGGCACTTCAAAAGAATCAAGAATCTGCTTTTAGCAGCTATTCTTTTGCTTTTACTAAGCTGTTTTTCCACTAA
- a CDS encoding queuosine precursor transporter, whose translation MSHLALTTQRKRNTLFLILCSIFLANALLAELIGVKIFSAEAIFGLPGAQIPVLSGFKLDFNLTAGAVIWPLVFISTDIINEYFGKEGVKKISIITVLLILYMFLVITVIGALPPAPFWLEVNGKDAAGNPFDINYAFNSIFRQSSGIIIGSVTAFLISQFLDASVFHYLRRVTGSRKIWLRATGSTLISQLVDSVVVLFVAFYLFGNWELKQVLAVASINYIYKFVVAVVLTPLLYLAHFGIDRYLGNHLSEQIQQEAVLDESQL comes from the coding sequence ATGAGTCATTTAGCTTTAACTACGCAGCGTAAAAGAAACACCTTGTTTTTGATACTATGCAGTATTTTTCTGGCCAATGCTTTGTTAGCGGAGTTAATTGGCGTAAAAATATTTTCAGCGGAAGCTATCTTTGGGTTACCAGGCGCGCAGATTCCCGTACTATCCGGCTTTAAACTAGACTTTAATTTAACGGCGGGCGCCGTAATCTGGCCTCTGGTGTTTATCAGCACCGACATTATCAACGAGTATTTTGGCAAGGAAGGGGTAAAAAAAATCAGCATTATTACCGTACTGCTTATTTTATATATGTTTTTAGTAATTACGGTTATTGGTGCTTTGCCTCCTGCTCCGTTCTGGTTAGAGGTAAATGGTAAAGATGCCGCCGGAAACCCTTTTGACATTAACTATGCTTTCAACAGTATTTTTCGCCAAAGTTCGGGCATTATTATTGGCTCGGTAACGGCTTTCTTAATTTCCCAATTTCTGGATGCTTCGGTTTTTCATTATTTACGGCGGGTAACGGGCAGCCGTAAAATATGGCTGCGAGCTACCGGCTCTACTCTTATTTCACAACTGGTGGATTCTGTTGTAGTTTTATTTGTGGCTTTTTACTTGTTTGGCAATTGGGAACTGAAGCAAGTTTTAGCGGTAGCTAGTATTAATTACATTTATAAGTTTGTGGTAGCAGTAGTGCTCACTCCTCTTTTATACCTGGCCCATTTTGGTATTGACCGCTACCTTGGAAACCACCTTTCCGAACAAATTCAGCAAGAAGCTGTGCTGGACGAAAGCCAGTTGTAA
- the trpS gene encoding tryptophan--tRNA ligase, producing the protein MSRILTGIQSSGRPHLGNLLGAIIPAIELSKNSANDSLYFIADMHSLTTVRDAQLLRQNTYAVAAAWLAFGFDTHRNIFYRQSDVPEVTELTWYLSCLTPYPMLANAHSFKDKSDRLSDVNAGLFIYPVLMTADIILYDAEFVPVGKDQMQHLEIARDIATAFNNTYGETFVVPQAKIDEAVMTVPGTDGTKMSKSYGNIIDIFVEDKALRKTVMSIISDSKTLEEPKVPEQDTTFALYSLLASPEETETMRQNYLAGNYGYGHAKQALFELIMRKFKQERELFTYYMNNLSEIDQKLAEGAAKAREIGSGVLARVRERLGYRV; encoded by the coding sequence ATGTCGCGTATCTTAACTGGCATTCAAAGCTCGGGACGACCCCATTTAGGCAATTTGTTAGGTGCCATTATCCCGGCAATTGAACTTTCTAAAAATTCTGCCAACGATTCACTTTACTTTATCGCGGATATGCACTCGCTCACTACCGTGCGCGATGCCCAGCTATTACGCCAAAACACGTATGCGGTAGCGGCGGCTTGGTTAGCCTTTGGGTTTGATACCCATCGCAATATTTTTTACCGGCAATCAGATGTGCCCGAAGTTACCGAACTTACCTGGTACCTGAGCTGCCTGACGCCGTATCCGATGCTGGCCAACGCCCATTCTTTCAAAGATAAATCAGACCGTTTATCGGATGTAAACGCTGGTTTGTTTATCTATCCGGTTTTGATGACCGCCGATATTATTTTGTACGACGCCGAATTTGTGCCGGTCGGGAAAGACCAAATGCAACACCTGGAAATAGCCCGCGACATTGCTACTGCCTTTAACAACACCTACGGCGAAACTTTTGTGGTACCCCAAGCTAAAATAGACGAAGCAGTAATGACGGTACCGGGTACGGACGGTACGAAAATGAGTAAATCTTACGGTAACATTATTGATATTTTTGTGGAGGATAAAGCTTTGCGAAAAACGGTAATGTCTATTATATCGGATAGTAAAACGCTGGAGGAACCGAAAGTACCCGAACAGGACACTACCTTTGCGCTTTATTCTTTGTTGGCCTCGCCGGAAGAAACGGAAACCATGCGCCAAAATTATCTTGCCGGTAATTATGGTTACGGCCACGCGAAACAGGCTTTGTTTGAATTGATTATGCGTAAGTTTAAGCAGGAACGGGAGCTATTTACTTATTACATGAATAATTTGTCCGAAATAGATCAGAAACTAGCCGAAGGAGCCGCTAAAGCCCGGGAGATTGGCTCGGGAGTACTAGCCCGGGTAAGGGAACGATTAGGGTATCGGGTGTAA
- a CDS encoding sensor histidine kinase, with protein sequence MSKLLNKPLKAFTIYALFVLAASIPVYLFIVDSIWLTELDEHNQIVRERIEHRLKTINFTDAAFEQSLALWNQIQPGTSLKPATTSEIKPDQHYTIRRQNEFNQERDRFRCLSVYLQVKGKPYHLLVETNVEETEETMLAIATVTLLFFLLLMGGFIFLNHKISQSIWQPFQKTLEQLKTFDLNSQCNIEFGQTNIQEFTELNQALNKLIEKNISVYRQQKEFTENASHELQTPLALIKSKLDLMLQNELLTEEQAHIIESINIPLARVSRINKNLLLLAKIENYQFDENEAVDLNQLLQQNLDLLMEHMEGKGLTVENQLRENIILKTNKSLLEILLTNLLLNAIRHTPRNGKIKVEQAIGELKIWNTGEKPLNSGNLFKRFISSSMEAPSSGLGLAIVQQICHQYHWSIRYMFQQGGHLFVIRF encoded by the coding sequence ATGAGTAAATTATTAAACAAGCCCCTTAAAGCATTTACTATTTATGCTTTGTTTGTTTTAGCTGCCAGTATTCCGGTTTATTTATTTATCGTGGATTCTATCTGGTTAACCGAATTAGATGAGCATAACCAGATTGTACGGGAAAGAATTGAACACCGTTTGAAAACGATAAACTTTACGGATGCTGCCTTCGAGCAAAGTTTAGCCTTATGGAACCAAATACAGCCAGGAACCAGCTTAAAACCAGCTACCACCAGCGAAATAAAGCCCGACCAGCACTATACCATAAGAAGGCAAAATGAATTTAACCAGGAAAGGGATCGGTTTCGTTGCTTATCGGTTTATCTCCAGGTAAAAGGAAAGCCTTACCACTTACTAGTGGAAACGAACGTGGAAGAAACGGAAGAAACCATGCTGGCTATTGCCACTGTAACCCTTCTTTTCTTCTTACTACTCATGGGCGGGTTTATATTTTTAAACCACAAAATATCTCAAAGTATTTGGCAGCCGTTTCAGAAAACTCTGGAACAGTTAAAAACTTTTGACCTGAACAGCCAATGTAATATTGAGTTTGGGCAAACGAATATCCAGGAGTTTACCGAATTAAATCAAGCCCTTAATAAACTAATAGAAAAGAACATATCGGTTTACCGGCAGCAAAAAGAATTTACCGAAAATGCTTCGCATGAGCTACAAACGCCTTTAGCCTTAATAAAATCGAAGCTGGATTTAATGCTGCAAAATGAATTGTTAACCGAAGAACAAGCCCACATAATTGAATCGATCAATATACCTTTAGCCCGGGTTTCCCGGATAAATAAAAATTTATTATTGCTCGCCAAAATTGAAAACTACCAGTTCGACGAAAATGAAGCGGTTGATCTGAATCAGTTATTGCAACAAAACCTGGACTTACTGATGGAGCATATGGAGGGGAAAGGTTTAACCGTGGAAAATCAGTTGCGGGAAAATATTATATTAAAAACAAATAAGAGTTTACTGGAAATTTTATTGACCAATTTACTGCTAAATGCTATCCGGCACACCCCAAGGAATGGAAAAATTAAGGTAGAACAAGCTATTGGCGAACTAAAGATTTGGAATACGGGTGAAAAACCCCTGAATTCGGGAAACTTGTTCAAGCGTTTTATTTCTTCTTCTATGGAAGCTCCCAGCAGCGGCCTGGGTTTGGCTATTGTCCAGCAAATCTGTCATCAGTACCACTGGTCTATCCGTTATATGTTCCAGCAAGGCGGCCATCTTTTCGTCATCAGATTTTAA